The nucleotide sequence GCCCAGAACAGATTCACTGCGGTTGGGCGTGATTCGGCCAGTACTTTATACGCGGCTTCCAGATCACGACCCGCTAATGCATCCAGCGCGTAACCGTAAGCGGCGGTAATGCCGATGGCCGGTGCACCACGGACCACCATGTCACGGATGGCATCGGCGACATCGGCAGCGCTGGTGTAACTCAAAACCTGATGTTGATGAGGTAACACGCGCTGATCCAGCAGGTGTAATTGCTGGTTGTGCCATTCGATGGCATGGAAAGAGGCCGTATGAGACATGCTGTGCCTTGTCATTAAGATGGAAGTCGTGAAAAGCAAACGACACTATTTTACGCGCAAAGTCAGCAACGCCCAAACGCTTTGCATGCCCCTTCTTTGGGTTTAGGCGTAATGGTGCATTGCGCAGTGCCTGAGCAGCAGAGACAATAGCGATTTATTTCATGATGTGCTGTCTTTATGTCTGACCGTAACCAGCAATTTCAACCAGACCAGAGCGACCTGTTGATGGAACTGCTTGCCGCACGGCGCGATGTGCGTGGTAACCTTTTTCTTGCGGATGAGCTCGACCAGGCTGATATCGATCAGATCCTGAAAGCGGCATTACATGCGCCTTCTGTTGGTTTTTCACAGCCTTGGGAGTTTGTGTTGGTGCTGGATAAAGTCCAGCGTCGCCAGGTGGCTGACAGCTTCTTTGCTGAGAACCAGAAAGCATTGGAGCAGTTTCGGGCGGGGAATTACGATGCCGCTAAACTGGAGCAGTACCAGGCGTTAAAACTTGAAGGTATCACTGAATCGGCACTCAATATTGCGGTGTTTTATAACCCGAAAAAAGGGCCGGTATTAGGGCAAACCAGTATGCCGGATATGGGGCGTTACAGCGTGGTCTGCGCGGTACAGAATATGTGGCTGATGGCGCGTTCGCTCAATATTGGTATGGGTTGGGTGAGTATTCTTGACCCGGAAAAGGTCAAAACGATCGTTAATGCGCCGGCCGATCGCGAGTTAATCGCTTATTTATGTTTGGGAAAGGTCGATCAGTTTTATGATCAGCCTGAACTGGAAACCTTAGGCTGGGAAGCCCGCAAAGCCACCAGTCAGGTGGTGCTGAGCGGGCATTATCCCGAATAAAGTTATAACAGGTTCTGCATATCGTGGAAGGCGCGCACCAGGCCGTTAGTGGAGCCATCAAAATGGTTGGGGATACCTTCCCCTTCCAATGCACTTAAAACCTTACTGCCCAACTGTTTACCCAATTCCACCCCCCATTGGTCAAAGGAGTTGATGCCCCATAAGAAGCCCTGAGCCGCCACTTTATGTTCATAAAGTGCGATTAATGCACCAACCGTATGTGGTTTGGATTTCGGGAAATACAGTGTATTACTTGGGCGATTACCGGCAATCACCTTTTGTGGTGCCGTGACAATGGCTTCGGCTTTACTCATGCCTGCCGCCATCAGTTCAGCCACTGCCTCTTCCTCCGACTTACCCTGCAACAACGCCTGGCTCTGACTCAGGCAGTTGGAAACCAACATGGCGTGGAAATTATCAATCGGGTTATGGCTGCACATCGGCATAATAAAATCACACGGCGAGAAGTGTGTACCCTGGTGCAATAGCTGGTGGAAAGCATGCTGGCCATTTGTGCCGACGCCACCCCAGATTATGGGCCCGGTATCATAATCCACCTGCTGGCCATCAATGGTGATGGACTTGCCATTACTCTCCATATCCAGCTGTTGCAGGTGTGCCGGTAAGCTTCGCAAATAATGGTCGTAAGGCAGAATGGCCTGGCTGTTCACACCAAAGAAGTTAACGTACCAGAGGCTGAGTAAGGCCATGGTAATCGGCATATTCTGCTCAATCGGAGCGGTGCGGAAATGTTCGTCCATATCGTAGGCACCGCGCAACATATCGCGGAAATTATCGATGCCAATGGCCAGTGCCAGTGGCAGACCAATGGCCGACCACAAAGAATAGCGACCCCCCACCCAGTCCCACATCGGGAAAATATTTTCTTCAGCAATGCCAAACGCGGTGGCTTTTTCAATATTGGAAGAAACGGCGGTGAAATGTTTCGGTAAATCGGCTTCGGTACCACCGTTATTCAAGAACCACTCACGGCAGGCCAGAGCGTTCTTTAAGGTCTCCTGAGTACCAAACGATTTCGATTGAATAATAAACAGAGTCGTGGCCGGATTCAGGCGCTTGAGGATTTCGGTGATATGGGTGCCATCAATATTGGCCAGATAATGAATGCTCAGGCCACTGTCCCAATAGGGTTTGAGCGAACTGGAAGCCAGTTTCGGACCAAGAAAAGAACCGCCAATACCAATGGAAACCACATCGGTAAACGGCTGGTTGTTAAAACCGCGCCATTGGTTACGGCGGATTTTCCAGCAGAACTCTTCCATTCGCTGCATGGTATGGCGGATTTCCGGCATCACGTCCGTGCCATCGACCATAATCTGACGGTCGCTGAAATTCCGTAACGCGGTGTGTAATACCGGGCGCTTTTCACTGCGGTTCATTACTTCACCACGGAACATGCTGTCGATTTGTTCCGGTAAACCGCGTTCATGTGCCAGCTTGTGGAGTAACGCCATAGTGTCAGATGTGACACGGTTTTTTGAATAGTCGAGGTTAATACCTGCAGCGTCGAGCTGAAAGCGCTCAAAACGATTATTATCCTGTGCAAACCAGTCGCGCATATGCTGGTCTTTAATGTCTTTATGATGCGCGTTAAGCAGGTTCCAGATATCCGTCTGGGTCAGGCTGGTTCCAGTCATAGTCCATAAGTCCTGTTTTAGTGTCTATTTGTGCATCAAGGCACAGTAATCGTTAACAATAAGGGCGCAGTATAAGGAGACTGGCGGGCAGGAGCAAAAGACGTGTTTGTCGTATTGTGTCTGAATGACCAATCACACTCAGAGTGAAGGTGTCAGGCATAAAAAACGCCGCAAGTGCGGCGTTTTTTATTTGGCAGGTAACCCTCAGGCGACCTGTACCGGAATATCAAAGCTGGTATGGCTGACGGTGTTATCTTCGTTCATATACACCATCTTAGGCTTAAAGGTGGCCAACTCCTTTTCATCATAGTTGCCGTAAGCACAGATGATGATACGGTCACCTTCGCTGGCCAGATGAGCAGCAGCACCGTTCACAGAGATAATACCGGAGTCATCTTCGCCACGGATAATATACGTGGTGAAGCGTTTGCCATTCGTAATGTTGTAAATCTGGATCTGTTCAAATTCGCGCATGCCGGCGAGATCCAGCAATTTTCCGTCAATGGCGCAAGAGCCTTCATAGTTCAGCACCGAGTGAGTCACACGGGCCTGATGTAGCTTGGCTTTGAGCATGATGGTTTGCATGGTAAACCCTTTCTTAGCTGATCGATTCTTTGTCGCAGAACCTGTTATTTCCGGCCTCAGGCCAGTCTTTATTACCGGGTTCTGAGACTCCGGAATTGTTCATTTCTTGGCCTCTCAGGCGCAAGGCGCGCAAGTATGCCTCATTCAAACGCCTGATTCAATGTCACCTGAATATTATCAATCAGGCGTGCGCTACCAAGGAATGCTGCGCCAAGAATTGTTATAGACGAATGGCGTAGCTGTTGTGCCTGTAACTCATCATTCATGAGCGGACGTAAGTCATCAGAGTAACGAATGTCGAGATAATCCGTTTTGAAACCCTGTGTGTCGAGGTGTTTTCTGGCCTGATCAAGAATGGTTTCGAGACTTTGCCCGTCGGCATTTTGTAACGCCGCAGCAATGTTATTCAGTGTTTTATACAGCGCCGGAGCCTGCTGGCGCTCCTCGGTGCTGAGGTAGCCGTTGCGGGAACTCAGAGCTAAGCCATCTTCGGCACGAGCGGTGGGAACCGGGATGATATCAACTGGCATGCATAAGTCGGCCACCATTTTGCGAATCACCGCAACTTGCTGGAAATCTTTTTCGCCAAAGTAGGCTTTGTCGGGTAATACCTGATTAAACAACTTGCTGACAACCGTCGATACCCCATCAAAATGCCCGGGGCGGCTGCCACCACATAAACCTTCGGAAACCACCGGTACGTGCACGATGCTTTGTTCTTCCTGACCTGCCGGGTACATTTCTTCGACATTTGGGGCAAACAGCAGATCGCAGTTAGCCGCTTGCAGCTTTTGCTGGTCTTCAGGCAGGGTGCGTGGGTAACGGCTTAAATCGCTTTTGTCGTTAAACTGCAGCGGATTTACAAAAATGCTGCTGACGGTGTAGCAGCCATCGGCGGTTGAGCGATCAATCAGGCTGATATGGCCTTGGTGCAGATTGCCCATGGTTGGCACAAAGCCGATTTCACGGCCGGCCATACGAGCCGCCTTGACGTGCTGGCGTAATTCTTTGATGGTATGAACGGTGATCATTATTGGAAACTACCTACGTTGCCATTACGGCGTTAAAAATAAGCTCAAAATACTCATTTATGGCTTATAAACTCCGCTTTTTCGCTTATTTTTGCCTTGTACTGACTGCCTCGGACACGTTTCCAAGCCAGCATTCAGAGCGATTTTAATACCTTACCCGAAGCCATGTTCGTCCGATGGAAATTCGCCGCTTTTCACCTGCTCGGCGTAAGCGCTGATGGCTTGCGGGATGGTACGACCATCGGTCATAAAGTTTTTCACAAACTTAGGCACATAGCCGGTGTTCATACCTAACATGTCGTACACCACCAGAACCTGGGCATCGGTGTCGGCACCAGCACCAATGCCAATTACCGGAACGTCTACAGCGTCGGTAATGCGCTTACCCAGCTCGCTGGGAACACATTCCAACAGAATCAGATCAGCCCCAGCCGCTTCCAGTTTTTGAGCATGGTCAATCATGGCACTGGCTTTGGCTTCATCGCGTCCTTGTACTTTATAACCACCCAGTTTATTCACCGCCTGCGGGGTTAAACCCAGGTGTGCACAAACAGGAACACCTTGTTTAGACAGTGATTCAATCAGTGGAATCAACCATTCATCGCCTTCAATTTTGATCAGGTGAGCACCGGCCTGCATGACAGCGCGGGCGCTTTCCAGGCCTTGCTCAAGCGTGCCATAACTCATGAAGGGCAGATCGGTCATCACCAGTGCCGGGCGCTGTGCTTTGGCATTGCCGCGTGCAACCATTTCGGTGTGATAAGCCATTTCTTCGACAGACACAGGTAAGGTACTGTCTTTGCCCTGCAATACCATACCCAGTGAATCACCCACCAGTAACACTTCAACACCTGCATCCGCAGCTACCTGCGCAAAGGTCGCATCATAAGCCGTTAATACGGCAAACTTTTGCTGCTCGGCTTTCATTTGTTTTAAGGCCGGAATACTGATGGACTTCATGACTTCTCTCCAATCTTGCCTGCTCGGTGCAGGTTTTTTCGTGAGGGCGTATGGTGCGGATTGTGGGCGCGATGTCAATAACTTCAAACGCCGGGCGTCTACAACTCAGAGGGAGCTAACCAGACTTTTTAAGCGCTGTAACTGGCCATCAAACTCGGGGGTGATATCGGAAATCGCTTGGCCATCGGGCAGCACCAGCTGCGGGGTTAGCTCAGCCAGTGGCAGCAGGACAAAGCTGCGTTTGTGCATCTCGTGGTGTGGTAGGTTCAGTCGTTCGCTGCGCAGTTGCAGATCACCATAAAGGATAATATCCAGGTCGATATTGCGTTCGCCCCAATGGCGCTTACGTTCCCGCCCCTGAGCCAGTTCTTGCGCTTGTAACGCATCCAGCAACGCCAGTGGTTCCAGGGATGTCTGTAATTGCGCGACCGCATTCAGGTAGTCCGGCTGATCCTGAGGGCCGAGAGGTTTACTGCCATACAGAGCAGAAACTGCCGTCAGTTCGGTATCCGGCAGCTGCTGCAGAGCCTGAAGGGCGGTAACAATCTGCTGTTCTGGATTATTCAGGTTGGCGCCCAGGCCAATATAACAGGTGACCATCTGTTGTTATCACCGCTTGTCAGGATTGCGGACGCTGAGAACGTGGTTTTCGACGCGGGCGACGGCGGCGCTGTTCACCCTGTTGTTCATGATCCTGCTCATTGCCTGAGCCACGACTGTGTGGGCCACGGTGATGTGTTTTCTGCGGAATCGGGTGTTTTTCCTGATACTGAGTCCACCAATCGCCTAACCCTTTCAGGTCTTCACCAGACTGTTCACGCAGCAGCACAAAATCGTAAGCGGCACGGAAACGGGGGTGCTGTGCCAGCTCGTGTACCCGCTTAGAGTGGGTTTTGGGCAGGCGTAGCTGCATTTCCCAGATTTCCCGCATCGGAATGGAAAAACGCTTTGGAATGGCGGTGCACTGCACCTGCTGGCGAATCACTCGATCAGCGGCTTGCTGGAGCGCTGGGTGTGGTGGTAGTCCCTGGTCTTCAAACTCCTGTTGCACCCGGCGCATTCCCGGCCACAACAACGAAGCAAAGAAGAAATACGGTGTTACCGACTTACCCGAACGAATGCGTGTATCGGTGTTACGCATGGTGTTTTCGATCATTTCCAGGGCGAATGGATCATCGCGCAGGCACTGTTCTGTTGCTGGAAACAGCGGTTCAAAAAGATTGTACTCGCGTAACATGCGAAAGGTATCCAGCGCCCGGCCATGCAGGAATAGCTTCAGCACTTCTTCAAACATACGAGCCGCCGGAATCTGCATCAGCAAGGGGGCCATATCACGAATTGGCGCCGCTGTTTGTACCTCGATGGAGAAGTCGAGTTTTACCGCAAAACGAATGGCCCGCAGCATACGTACCGGATCTTCACGGTAACGGGTTTCCGGATCGCCAATTAAGCGAACCTGGCGTTGCTGCATGTCCTGCCAACCACCGGCATAGGCATGCACACTAAAATCGGCAATATCGTAATACAGCGCGTTAATGGTGAAGTCGCGGCGCATGGCGTCTTCGTCTTTGCTGCCATACACATTATCGCGCAGGATCATGCCCTGATCGCCGGTAGCCGCTACTTTGTTGGAATGTTCTTCTTTGGGCGGAGCACGGAAGGTCGCGACCTCAATCACATCGCGGCCAAACACCACATGCACCAGCTTAAAACGGCGGCCGATCAGGCGCGAGTTGCGAAACAGTTTATTCACCTGCTCCGGCGTAGCATTGGTGGCTACATCGAAGTCTTTGGGGTGCAGATCCAGCAAATTATCGCGTACACCACCGCCAACCAGCAGTGCCTGATAACCAGCTTTATGCAGGCGATACAGCACCTTCAGGGCATTCTCGCTGATATTGCTGCGACTGATGGAATGTTCGTCACGGGGAATCACAGTTAACAGATCAGCCTCGTTGGCGGAGCGTTTTTTATTACTTCCCAACAGGCGGTCTTTGTGATGATTAATCTGATTGATCAGTTTATTTAAGCGACTCAAGGCGTGACAGTTCTTTGCTGTAGGTTAATAACAAGCGGCTGAGTTTAACCCTTCGACCGCGGCAAATAAACCAGTGTGCAAAATTGTTCAACCTGAGGCCAGATAGCAAAAAAGCCGCAATAGCGGCTTTAACATGTCCCGGATTTGTTATTTTTATGTCCCAGGATGGACGACCCATTAAGAGCAGTGAGTGGGGCGAATTCATTGTTTTAAATAATCAGGGTCTCAAGGCCCTTTATTTTTCTTATTCTTAACAGCACTTAAGGCTGGTTACCTAAAACAATGAATTCATAACTCAGGCTCCTTGTTATTGTTATTGATGGAACCTACTCAGCAGCTGTTTGTTATTTTTATTGATTGCTGCCAGATCTTTATGACGCTTGTTATTGTTGGTTTGTTATTTTTATTGTGTGTGCGTCTGATCTGAATAGGATAAAGCAGGCAGCGTGCCAGAATTAAAAAGTCATTTAAAATCAATGGCTTGTGATTCTTTATCTAACTTTTCACATCTTTGCTTAGACTAAAGTGTTACTAATCGCACATTCTGGGGTAACAAAAATGTAACTTTGGTAACGCTGTGTAACGGCGATGGACTGTACTTGCCATGCTAGTGAGCTGTCTTAAGAAAAATCAGTCAAAACGATCAGTCGCGCTTGGCTTTTTGACGCTTAATTGTCGTGGATAGTGTGTGATCTCGGAGGTGGACGAATTATGAACAACTGTTCGCAGGGATATTGGCGTAAGTAAACGTATTCCTTAACCAATGCCCGGAGCCAGGTGTTGAAGTACAGCTGATTGAATGGTGTTAAGCAGGTCCTGAATCAACGTGCGTTGAAGAAAATGCGCGGAAGAAGCGTCTGAAAGTAGGTATGAAAAGCAGAAGAGTGGGTGAGTTCATTGTTTTGAACAAACTGGCCTGATGCCTTGTTATTCTTATTGTGACAGCGTGGACGCTGTGTATCCAAAACAATGAACTCATAACAAATGAGTCGATGACTCTGCCTCTGTTGTTCTTATTGTTGAGGCTTTCCTTCTGTGCTGACTTTATTATTTTTATTGATGCCTGCACTTTGTGGTATCGGCTGTTTTTTATTTTTATTGTTCGTCGATACGCTTGTAATAACTTTAGCACCTAGCGTGCCAACTATTGAAATTCCTTTGAAAACAAAGGCTTATGATTTTTGTGGTGCTGTTTTTTTGATATTAATACCAAAGTGTTACGTGTAATTGCTCCTGTGGGTAACAACACGCTACTGGATTGGTAACACTGTGTAACGGTATTGGACAGCAGGCGACATTTGCTTGCCCTGGCCTGTTACGAAACAGCAGATACGCTAAAGAATGCGGCAGTGCGACGATGTATTTGAGTCGGTGGTAAACGAAGAGTGGTCTGGTAGGTATTTGGGCTGTCTGGTCGATTTTGCCCGGAGCCAGAAATAAGAAAGCTGATTGCTTTGACCGCTATGTAAGCAAGCAAAGGAATCAGCTATCAGTGAGTCGGGACTGTTATTGTTGTTATTGTAACTCGCACGCTCATAGTTATTTTTATTTTGAGCTTATTATTGTTAGTGCATTCTGCGCCGGCTTTTTTATTTTTATCAGTGCAGGCCGTCTTGCTTACTTCTGATCTGAATAAAGCTAAACGCGTGCCAGTTTTTATGGAAATATAAAATATCCTTATAAAACAACAAGTTGCAGTTTTTATTCTTAAGTATAAGGCGGTTTGAGCAGGATTTGAGAGGGAGAGTTGTTACTGATGATGGCGCGAAAAGACAGAAAAACCCGATTAGTGTAACCGGGTGTTACCTATGTATCCTTAGCCCTTACTTTATTTGGCTTTTTTGCGGGGGATGCCAAGACGCTGTCGTCTTTCCCATAAGCTTTTCCGGGAAATTCCCAGTTTTCGGGCCAGGTCGGTCTCTGTCATATTGGTTTCGTTTTCCAATACAAAGTGCACAAAGTAATCATCCAAGGATAGATCACCTTGCTCTTGTTGGGTGTCACTTGGCCCATAAGGTTCACTGTGCAGCAGATTTTCCTGTAATGCCTGGCTGACATAGCGGTCGCTACTGATATCAACACCCAGAAATTCAGCCGCGATGGGTTCGCCTTCATCAGCCAGAATGACGGCCCGTTCAACCGCATTTTCCAACTCACGAACGTTACCGGGCCATTGATACTGACGAATGGCTTCCAACGCATCTGCGCTGAAACTCATGGGGGGTTGTTCCATTTTATCGCAGGAGCGTTTCAGCATGGCCTGAGCTAACTCCAGCACATCGTCGCCACGTTCGCGCAACGGCGGTAAATGCAGCTCTACCACATTGAGGCGATAATACAGGTCTTCGCGAAATTCCCCTTTACCCGATAACTCTTTCAGGTTGCGGTGTGTGGCGGCTACCAGCCGAACGTCCACCTTCTGGCTTTGTACGGAGCCAACCCGGCGAATTTCACCTTCCTGTAAAACACGTAATAAGCGCGCTTGTGCTTCCAGTGGCAGCTCACCAATTTCATCGAGGAATAAAGTACCGCCATCGGCGGCTTCGACCAGACCCTGGCGTTGTGCCGTGGCTCCGGTGAAGGCGCCTTTTTCATGGCCGAACAACTCCGACTCAATCAGAGTTTCTGGAATGGCGGCGCAGTTAACGGAAATCATCGGCGCATCGGCCCGGCGGCTTTGCTGATGTAATGCCTTGGCAACCAGCTCTTTACCGGTTCCGGACTCACCCTGAATCAGAACCGTGGCGTCGGTGCGTGCGACTTTGCTGATCTTTTTGAATAACAACAACATGGGAGGGCAGCTGCCAATGATCCCGGTAACCGGGTATTCACTGCTGACCTGTTGCTGCATGGCTTCGCTTTGCTGGCCACTCTGATGGCTGATTTGTGATTCTTTCAGAATGCGCTCTACCGCACGAATCATCTCATCGTGATCAAAGGGTTTGGCAATGTAATCAACAGCGCCCATTTTCATAGCGTCGACGGCGGAGCGCAGGCTGGCGTAACTGGTCATGATGAGTACCGGGGTGTCACCGGCCAGTTCAATCAATTCGGTACCGTCACCACCGGGCAGGCGCAGATCGCTGATAATCAGATCAAAGTTGTCAAAATTCTGCGCTTTGGCGTCATCCAGATTATCGACGTCTGTGACTTCATGATGATGACGTTGTAACAATTTACGCAGGGTCAGACGGATAATGGATTCGTCTTCGACAACTAAAATCTGGCTCATGCCTGAGGTTCCACTTCTTTTGTTTGGTTGTAACGGGGAAGGCTGACTTTAACACAGGTTCCACGCCCATCAGATACCGGGCTGTGAATACTGATGTGACCGTAATGTTCTTCAATGATGCTGTAGACCAGTGCCAGGCCTAGCCCGGTACCTGAACCAACGTCTTTGGTGGTGAAAAACGGTTCAAAAATCCGGTCGACTTTATCGGCCGGAATACCATGCCCCTGGTCGATCACTTTCAGGCTGACCTGATGTTCATCGGACTCCGCAGTCACCCGGATGCTGTCACCACGCTGACTGGCATCGCGGGCATTACTCAGCAGGTTAACAAACACCTGCACCAGCCGCTGTGCGTCACCCAACAACAGTAACTCTTCATCACAGTCGTTGATAAATTCAATGTCCTGGCTACGTTTGCTCAGGCGTAACAGCTGCATGGCCTCATCAATACAATGAGCCACAACAACCGGTTCATGCTCGGTTGAGTGATGGCCAGCATGAGCAAAGTTCATCAACGATTGTACGATTCGGGTAACCCGTTTGGTTTGTTCCTGAATCTGATCAGCCATTTCCTGCAGCTCCGGGTTCTCCGTTTCATAACGGATCAGCTGGGCCAGGCTGTCGATGCCGGTAATCGGATTACCAATTTCATGAGCAACCCCGGCCGCCAGACGACCAATGGATGCCAGGCGTTCACTGTGCATCAGCTCTTCTTCAAGCAGCTGGGTTTCGGTCTGATCTTCCATCAGCACCACGATGCCACCGGGTTGGCCACCACTGGGCTGAATCAGGGCTTTGTGCAAGCTGTACCAGCGTGGCCGGGCGTCGATATCCACCCGTTTTTTATGCTCGTGCATTTGTGGGCTGGCGACAAAATCGTTCAATAGTTCGTGCCACGGTGATGGCAGGCGATCCAGATGTGAGCCACTGACTTGTTGCGATTCGATGTGCGTGAGGTCGACCATCGCCTGGTTCCACATCAGAATTTCACCGTCATCCGCCAGCGAGCAAACACCAATAGGCAGGCGCTCCAGTGTCTGGCGGTGATAACGACGCAGGTTATCCAGTTCGCCAGCAAGACCACTCAGTCGATCGTGAAATCCTTCCAGGCGTTGCTCAATCTGATAAATATCTTCACTGAGTTCTGCGTTTTCCTGAAACGGCAGATAACGGCTGATGATGTCGTGGGCGACCGTTGGCCCCATCAGGCCGGACAGGTTGGCTTCCAGCCGGGCGCGCAAGCGACGCAGGGCGTAAGGTCGGTCTTCGTAGGAAGGTAAATCCAAATCTGCCAGCGCCTGATAGACCTCACGTTCCGCTACATAACGTCCCAACGGTTTGCTCAGCGAAACAATCACGTCATTGGAGTTGCCGGCGATCAGTGGGCGGCGTGAAGGACGAGAAACGGTATCGATTGAGCAGGCTTCGGCGGCTGAGACTTCAGAGGGCTTCTGGCGGGTTGTCAGGCTGACCAATACAAACAGCGCCATATTGAGGCTGAAGGAGGCCAATGCTGCTAAATGCCAGTTAAATTCATCAACTGCAGGCAATGGCAATGGTACATGCCAGCCCAGACTGAGCTCTGAGAATGGCAGTAACATGGCGTACATCCAGCATAAAATACCGGCAATCAAGCCGGCCAGAAAACCTTTACGATTGGATTTTGGCCAATACAGAAGGCCCAATACGCCGGGCAGAAACTGTACTGCAGCAACAAACGCCAAAATCCCCAGGCGATTCAGATTGAGGTCTGCACCAACCAGTGCATAGAAGCCATAAGCCAGTAATAAAATAGCCGCAATCAGACTACGACGAACCCACAACAGCCAGCGATAAAAATCGGCCCTTGGGCTGGGTTTGTGCAGAGGTAATACCACGTGGTTCAGCAACATGGCAGCCATAGCAATAGTGATGACGATAATGATGCCAGAGGCGGCTGCCAGTCCGCCAAGGAAGGTGAGCACCACCAATGTAGATGACTGC is from Bacterioplanoides sp. SCSIO 12839 and encodes:
- a CDS encoding ATP-binding protein — its product is MMSFSLGQLGLIILGYLGALFTTAYAVEKNWVPRRWVRHPLVYILSLGVYASAWAFYGSVGLAHQYGYGYLAYYLGISGAFVMSPILLRPLLNISRIYQLSSLADLLAFRYRSRLAGTLVTVFMLAVVVPMLTLQLTAIADTLHILNNDWKAPQLAFGFCLIMILFAVLFGARHVSPREKHEGLVFALAFESLLKLAAILTLAGVALFGVFSETGGLEQWLITNQDRLNQQATLQEGPWRTLLLLFFAAAVVMPHMYHVVFTENANSQALQPASWGFPLFLLAMAMAVPPILWAGVYLELDLPAEYFALGIGMELQSSTLVVLTFLGGLAAASGIIIVITIAMAAMLLNHVVLPLHKPSPRADFYRWLLWVRRSLIAAILLLAYGFYALVGADLNLNRLGILAFVAAVQFLPGVLGLLYWPKSNRKGFLAGLIAGILCWMYAMLLPFSELSLGWHVPLPLPAVDEFNWHLAALASFSLNMALFVLVSLTTRQKPSEVSAAEACSIDTVSRPSRRPLIAGNSNDVIVSLSKPLGRYVAEREVYQALADLDLPSYEDRPYALRRLRARLEANLSGLMGPTVAHDIISRYLPFQENAELSEDIYQIEQRLEGFHDRLSGLAGELDNLRRYHRQTLERLPIGVCSLADDGEILMWNQAMVDLTHIESQQVSGSHLDRLPSPWHELLNDFVASPQMHEHKKRVDIDARPRWYSLHKALIQPSGGQPGGIVVLMEDQTETQLLEEELMHSERLASIGRLAAGVAHEIGNPITGIDSLAQLIRYETENPELQEMADQIQEQTKRVTRIVQSLMNFAHAGHHSTEHEPVVVAHCIDEAMQLLRLSKRSQDIEFINDCDEELLLLGDAQRLVQVFVNLLSNARDASQRGDSIRVTAESDEHQVSLKVIDQGHGIPADKVDRIFEPFFTTKDVGSGTGLGLALVYSIIEEHYGHISIHSPVSDGRGTCVKVSLPRYNQTKEVEPQA